The nucleotide window TCCATGAAGCAGACTATGCaggaatataaaatataaattaacTCTCAATCAATCTTATTTTGTATTACAAAAGATTAATATTTGTTAGATTGCTATAAGCACACCTGATAATTTGATAATGGTGCATGTACCAGTTTCAGCTGACAAATTGATTATTTCACTATATTTACTAATCACAATTGTTTGTCCCCTATTGGTTTAACAAAAGAATAACTGGtggattttattgtaataattgATGAATCCTGTTTAAATTAACAGAGCTTCCTTCTTCTACAGATAGCACAGAAGTACTGAAGAGAAAATGAGCAATTTTACTTCCGTGTCTACCTTTCTCCTGCAGGAATTCTCGGACGTACGAGAACTACAGATCTTATACTTCTTTCTGTTTCTAGCATTGTACTTGACAACCATCACAGGAAATCTTCTCATCATTGCTTCAGTAGCCCTTGACCATCACCTTCATACACCAATGTACTTTTTCCTAACAAACTTGGCCATGATGGACATTGGCACTATTTCTGTCATGATACCCAAATCTCTGACCAATTTCATTATGAACAATTGGTCAATTTCTTATTCTGGGTGTGTAGCTCAAGTTTTCTTCTATATCTTCTTTGCAGCATCAGACCTTTCCCTTCTAACTGTAATGGCGCATGATCGCTATGTTGCCATCTGCAACCCATTACAATATGAGACAATTATGCACAGACAAGCCTGCCTTCAGATGGCAGTCATTGCATGGATTACTGGTCTTCTTTATGCCATAGTACATACTTCTGGCACCTTTGCCAACACCTTTTGTTCTAATGCTGTCaatcagttcttctgtgaaatcCCAAAGTTATTGAAGCTTTCCTGTTCTGACTTCTATTTAGTTGAAGTTGGGCTTCTTGTCGCAGGTTGTAGTATAGTAACAGGTTGTTTCATTTTCATCATCATAACATACATGCAGATATTTTCTGCAGTGTTCAGAATTCCCTCTATTCATGGTCAGAAAAAAGCCCTTTCCACTTGCCTTCCCCATCTCACTGTTGTCTCCATACTTATTTTCAGTGGACTCTTTGCCTATGCAAGGCCTCCTACTTATTCTTTTGATCTGGATGTAGTTTTTGCTGTGATATATACCACAGTTCCTCCTATATTCAATCCATTCGTCTATAGCATAAGAAACAAAGACATCAAGAGTGCTTTGTGGAAATTATTCTAAAATTGCATCAGACTGTATGGTCTTCTGCATGTGAATTGTTGGCACTGCAATTTTCCAGTTCCCGCTATAATAATTTCAGTGTTCATTAGACATTTCTGCTTGACCTCTGACTTAATCTGTGTCATTCATTCTTGTTCGTTCATCAACATcttatttttaattacatttatagctAATGCAAATATAGTGCAATCATGCAAAGATATCAACAAAGACATcagtaagaaaaagaaaaacataaatactatatatatttcattttttcaGTTTTATAATTATCAATATTATTATATTGTTCATCGAACAGAATTTCTGCTGTAAGTTTCCTAATAGAGAATATCATTGTGGCACATTTTGTATGACACCATTTCACTACATTCTTCTTCTTGAAATACTGTCTTCTGATTTTCCTTTTCTTAAAGTGATAATATTCAACAGTATGATTGTATAAACCTGTGGGGACTAACTTGTTTGGCCCAAGGGGTGCATTCATTATTGGCCAACTTTCCGAGTGCGGCATGTCAAAGAGGGCATTGGTCAAAGTGAACGTGGGCATTGAGAAAGGAGCAGCTGTCTCCCAACATATACAGCACACCCTCACTACAAATGCAGAACACGTATTGACTTAGTCAATGTGAATTAGGAaggcaaactgaatggaatttctcccatATTTCTAGGATCAGCTAACAGTTATTGTAATATGATTTTCTTGATTTCCTTATGTAAAGACTTTAATAACAATACTTTAAACCATATGTCTGAAATTAGATGACATGAGGCATAGTTAGGACCTGACTTGCCCACACGCTCATTTAGCCCCCATTTCTCTCATGCACACAGACCGCAGTCTCCCTCATAAACACTTTGTACTTGCCAGCTGTCACTGATCACTCTCTCCTCTGTTCTGGGCTATGTAGCACTGATAATAGAAAATCAGCTAGCATAAGCCTAGCAGACAGGTGTTACCAATTGGGATAACCATGCTTGAGCCCAGCTGTTGTTGGCCCACTACATTAGAAGAGACCTGCTGGTTTCTGCTGATCAAGAGGAGCAGATGGACGCCATAGTGCCATCACAGTCACTGCTTTCAGGCCACTTCTCCTGAGAAACAGGATGGAGAAAAACATTCTTCCTCTCTGCTAACTCTATAACTTGAggacatgcaatgaagctgaatgttcaaagtttcaggacagacaaacgaaAGTACTTCACCCAACACATAGTGAAACAATggcatttgcttccacaagaggtgGTGTGGTGGAATTTCTCCTCAATGGAGTTCTTGTCCAGGAAATGATACAGAGGCAGTCTGAAggttacagctgtttattatacttacaattgtaaggagtccctgctagTGTGTGCTATGGtgggagactgccttcttccccctTTTCACAGGTTTTTATATGTTTGTAcaaggtacagtcatgtgtcccacgGTACCCAATAAGGAGCTTTACCTGTTCCCGCTCTTCACCTGGCCGCATGATTCGTCAGGTAGGTCTCCATTATTGGGATGTTAAAATGCACACACccatcttttgtctgtcctgcccTGTCACAATATCCGTCCCCTTCCACCTTATCTACATGCTAATGTGAATGACCCCTGGGGATGGGGTTTTCCACTTCAGTGGTGATGGGccccaacttgcatggctttaaaagtgaattATACCAATTCATAGGGAAtaaagctgtcaatggctactaatcctcatggctatgttctgcctccactgttggagacagtatactTCTGAGtgccaattgctgggaactgcaggaagggagaatactgttgcactcaggtcctgcttgtgatctGCCTGGTAGACCactggatgatggactagatacaccattagcctgatccagccaaTTCTTATTGTCTTATGTTTCCTTCTTAATTTCAACTCCTCGTGCATTCTACCTTCTTTCCTGCTCATTCATAAATTGAATCACCCACCTCCTCACATTCTCATGAAAACAAACCATGGTCTCCCTCATAAGCACCTTCTATTTAAAATCTGCAACTGACCACTCTCTTTCCTCATCTGAGCCATGCAGCACTGAAAATAGAGTGATTATTAGCATGAGTCTTGCAGGCAGGTATTACCAGCTTTGGGACAACCATACCTGAGATAAGCTGCTGCTAGACTGCCACTATTAAAACAGCCCTGTTGACTTCAGCTGGTTGGGAAAACTAGATGGAGGCCAAACCTCCATTATAGTCACTGCTTTTGGGCCAATTTGATGTCCCAGCACTGTCAGACAACTGGCATCATTCAGAGCAAAGTAGGCTCGGTAGCATTTGAAGAAGCAAGTCTGAGTCCTCCGCTCAGTATTGCCTCCTCTTTTTCCTCTGTCTCAGTTTCCCAACCACAATCTGTAGAAATATATTCATAAGAGGAGGCCAATCTGCCAACTGCCCAGTATGCATGTGTgcacaactggtgcaaaatgaaaGGAattctttcccagtctgcatttgtattggaaCTATTTCTAGATAGTTTTCAggttgtttgttttattgtttgtatacTTGCCACCTTTTGATGttttggaaggaagggaaagatataaatttaatgaatacatAAATAGATACATACATACCTACATAAAAGAAATGGTTTAATGGACAAAACTGAAGAACAAAATGGCCTCCCATATTTTAAAGGAAACCTTCATGTATCAACTGGCCTAAAAATAACAGTGACATGTGTTGCAGCTGTTTCAAACAGGCCCAGTGGCAATCCTATTATTTTTACTGGCCTTAACATTCTTCTTCTAGAGATTGAGCTTTCACAATTATATAACTGGATGAGGGCACATGGACACTTGAGGGGCCTTCTCACATATTCCCCTCTCTTTTTGCACCATGTTTACTGAGTGCTAGCAGTGAATattgtggtggctggtgcccattggaactggtagggcagaagacagagCTCCCAATCTAAGTACAGTCAGAGCCAATGATATGTGGagcctcctccttcctgctgagttctataaggggcaacactgaggcagGGTAGGAAGTGGACAGGAGGAGGGGCAGGCTGAGGGCAGAAAGAGACTGGTGAGGCAGTGTCCCACTTGCTCTAATGGTTCAACTGCCACTGAGTAAACAGGTGGAATATCCTTATTAGATCATTGTGAGAAAATCAAAATGGTCACAGATAAGTCGACAGGGTTGGAGTAAGCCCACAGCAGGGTAGGTAGTACCACTGTATGATACCTTGACAAGAGATGCTTCAAACCTAGAATCAGTCTTCATAACACCCTATGCTGATTGAATTAGCTCCTCCCTAACTCTCTTGAGATAGGGAGGGCAATGGGACCAGGTGAATATGTGTGTGATACAGAGTGCAGACCTCTCAATAACTGGTACCTAGCTGATACTATGATGAAGGATACTAAAAAGACATTGCATCTTGATTACTATATGGATATTCTGCTGGGATCCAAAAATCAAGTCTGGTTTTCATACATAAATATTAAATGAAGGGTGTTCTTCTATCACCCTTTAGAAGTCCAGTGTTTTCTTCAAATGCACTCTGGACTGTCAAAGGGCCTTTTCTGGGTCAAAATTCAGATATCATGCTTTGACCCAATCTTTCAAACAGGAGGTTCCCCCACCCAGGTCATCCTGACACCGCAACACTAAATCATTTGTCAAGTGTACTTGGATATCTGAGATAATGTTATACATAGCCTTGACCCACAAATGTGATTGTTTTTCATGCATAGAGAAGGTGCATATTGCATCCACTAATTATTTCTTTGTATTTGCTAGAAAAGTAGAAGAAGcaaaacagagctcaggaggtTTCCAACTGCATTTTCTGATTGGGTGTGCTGGACTCTTGGGAGTAAGATCCCCAAAGCCCAAACAGACTTTAATAACTTCCCTTCCAATGCATGCTGTCACTATTTGCTGATGCAACATTTGGTAACTATTATCTTTACTTATGCAGTCTTTTAAAGGCAAAAAATATCAGCAACATGTATTGTGGTTAGTGCAAGAGGAAGATAGAAAGTGCTTGATTGCAAGGATGTATGATCAGTACAATGCACCCTAAAGCAGGCAGAGAAGAAATTGGATCTTATGATCAAAGGTATTCCAAATCTTTTAAGGGGATTGGGTTGCTTCCTATTATTTTGGTGTCATCTAGAGGTGTTTGTCAAGTTTTCCTTTTAGTGTCActtatctgttttcaaatgggctCATATATTAACATGAACAAGGGGCACCTGATACAGCAAAAATGTTCTCATAAGTATTATTAAAACAGTAAATGAGCCAACACAGAATACATTGTATCCCACTAATGCCCTGTAAAGTACTGTTTATTCAACAGAGTTGTGTATGTGTTATGATGCAAGAATGAGCCCATGCCAGATAGCTGCTTCTCTTCCATATCTATTCTATGCTGCATCTCTTTGTAACCCAGAGTTGAAAAATGGGGAGGACCCATATCTCAGGGGCAGATATATGCTTTCATTATCAATtgcaatccctgccatctccagttacAGAAATAATCATGTAGCATGTCAGTAATGTGAAATATCATTGCCAGGGATGGTGGAAATCTAATACGAGTCAGAGTAGGCCAGACTTCTCtaatctggtgctctccaaaagtgtggacttcaactcctatcagcacCAGTTGGCAATGGTCCAAAACATATGTTAAGTACCTGGTTGGGGAATCCTAGGGAACAGAATACTAAGAAAGCTCAacatggggaagggtcatagctcagtggaacaTCCCATATTCAGTCTTTAAagactccaggtaggactggaaaaaactcctgcctgaaacccttaaAAAAAtgcccagtcagtgtaggcaacattAAGCTAGTTGTACCAATGCTCTGTATTAGTAGAAGGTGGGTTCCTATGTTTCTTTGAGCTGCCTTCACATAGACTAGTATTCTGTTAGAGGTGAAGCTATTCTGTGGTCAATGAATTCTGGCATGCAAATAGTCACTTTGTGTTGCAGTCATCAAGAGATGAACATGTAAATGACCTTGATTCAAATAGTTAATATTCATCACACAACATCATTTTCTTGTCATCCAAATTACATACTAGTAACACCTGCGTGATGGAATTTCCCTGCATTTGGGGAGGgtggaggaaggaaggagacaAACTTCTTCCCTTCTGACCATATGCTTCAAATCAGGTTTAAAACACTGAGACCCACCTCCTGAATTTCTTTGGAGATGAACCAGGATGAGGACAGCTGTTCCCTGAGTCAGGACATGAAAGACCAGCCCCGTCTTGGACCCACAAatcagggccacatgccagatgGAAGAGCTGTGTACAGTCCTGGTAAAGGCACTATATGACCCCATTTTGACAGGCACAGCTAACACAAAAACAAATTACATGCTTATGTCTTAGCAAAAGTCATGCCCCTTGGGCACAAGCTAGCCTAAACATGAAAGGAAGTTTTGGGGAAGTCAGCTACGATACATGTCAAACAAAGAAATCTTTCTCTGGGATTCTGTGGAATGGTTTCTCTGGGACCCATCCATGGGGTAGTTCACATCCTGAAAGGatatctccagagcttggaaaagttacttttttgaactacaactcccatcagccccagccagcatggccactggattgggctgatgggagttgtagttcaaaaaagtaacttttccaagctctgctgtgacCTTGTAACATTTGCTCTGGAATTCTTTTCTGGAATAGAGATATCTTTTAATGAAGCTTATTGATCATCATCACTACTGAGTAATTGCAATAAAGGCACCTGTATGCTGCATGAGGTCTGGAATCTTAACCTGTCAGAAGTGGTATACAATGATCCACTTGTGACAGGAGTTTAATCAATAATTTAGCCCAATCAGGTACTCTGTTGGGGTGTAGAgacataacattttatttatgtatttatttatatatttatttattattaagcactaaaaacactttaaaacatcataaaaatagaccttaaaatacattaaaataaaacaactttaaaaacattttttttaaaaaagctctcaaggtatcttaaaaaaaagctttgggattttttttaaagaaaggtttaaaaacatattaaaaagcaattccaacacagacacagactgggataaggtttcaacttaaaaaggcttgttgaaagaggaaggtcttcaataggcaccgaaaagataacagagatggcacctgtctaatatttaaggggagggaattccacagggtaggtgctgccacactaaaggttcatttcttatgttgtgcagaatggatctcctgataagatggtatctgcaggaggtcctcacctgcagagcgcggtaatcaactgggtatataagggataaggtggtctttcaggtatcctggtgccaagccgtatagggctttgtacgcgaagactagaaccttgaacttggtccggtagcaaatgggcagtccaTGGGCAACATACCCTTCAGTTGCCAGTTGTGACTGAAGCCATAGCTATACAGCTGCAGTttctatttaaaatgtatttccaaGTGACATCAATAAAGAGCTTCCTTTCCAtggcatttaaattaatggaaatGGTTAGAAAGTCAATTGAACACCTCATATGTAGAGAAGGGGTAGTGAATATAATGTTcctcagatgttcttggattacaGTTCTCACCATCTCTGatcatcctggctgcagctgatgggagttgtagtccaaccacatctggggtTGCTAAccatgaggcagactatgttgaAATATACAATATAAGCTAACACATAATCTTATTTTGTATTACAAAAAGGTCAGTATTTGTTAGACTGATGTCAGCACTCATGAACGCATATACCAGTTTCAGCAGACAAGGATTATTTCAGCATCTTTGCTAATCACAATATGTTGCCCTCTGCTGGTTTAACAAAAGGAATATGAGGTGTATTTTATTGCTACACTTGATGAATCCTGTTTAAAATAACAGAGCTTCTTTCTTCTACAGAAAGCGTAAAAGTACTGAAGAAAAAATGAGCAATTTTACTTCTGTGTCTACATTTCTTTTGTGCGAATTCTCGGAAGTACAAGAGCTACAAATCTTGTACTTCTTTCTGTTTCTAGCATTGTACTTGACATCCATAACTGGGAATCTTCTCATCATTGCTGCAGTAGCCTTAGACCACCACCTTCATACACCAATGTACTTTTTCCTATCAAACTTGGCCATGATGGACATTGGGTCTGTTTCTGTCATTGTACCCATATCTATGACCAATTCCGTTATGAACAATTGGTCAATTTCTTATTCTGGATGTGTAGCTCAAGTTTTCTTTTATATCTTCTTTGCATCATCAGATTTTTTCCTTCTAACTGTAATGGCACATGATCGCTATGTTGCCATTTGCAACCCATTACAATATGAGACAATAATGCATAAAGGAGCCTGCCTTCAAATGTCAGTCATTGTGTGGATTAGTAGTCTTCTTTGTGCCATGTTACATACTTGTGGAACCTTTGCAAACACCTTCTGTTCTAATGCTGTCAATCAATTCTTCTGTGAAATCCCAAAGTTACTGAAGCTCTCCTGCTCTGACTTTTATTTAGTTGAAGTTGGGGTTATTGTTCTAGGGAGTTTTATGGGACTAGGATGCTTCATTTTTATCATTATAACATACATTCAGATATTTTCTACAGTGCTCAGAATTCCTTCTGCTCATGGCAAGAAAAAAGCTTTCTCCACTTGCCTTCCCCACCTCACTGTTGTCTCGATGTTCACGTTCAGTGGATTGTTTGCCTATACAAGGCCTCCCACTAATGCTCGTTCTGATCTAGATATACCTTTTGCCATGATATACATCATTATTCCTCCTATGCTGAATCCGTTTATCTACTGCATGAGAAACAAAGAGCTAAAGACTGCTTTGTGGAAATTCTTACATTTTGGAGATTCTTCTCAAACGATAtttagagttctttgaaaatTGGATTCTGCTGCATGTGAATGGTTGGTCTTGCAATTTtaaactatatttatttattaatgtattaaatctatatcctacccttcctcccagaaggatcccaagATGGCAACCTTGCACTGAAACCATTACAATATTTTAATTGTGTCACACAGAGTGCTCAATGAACCTTCCAGCTGTTGTTCATCTTTGTTCATTTTCaccctctttttatttattttcttttatagtAGATACAAATAAAGTACAATCTCATACAGTATATGGCTTGTTACAGCTAGCCATAGGGGATTGAGTGGGTGGGTCTGGGGGGTGATTCGtgtttcactggaggagggggaggtaccatcaGCCTTGAAGGAAGGGTCGGTGTTCCCCCACTTTTAGAGGACCTCCTTAGACCCAGAAGAGTTAAATAACAATCACCCAATGTCAATATATCCCCTTTTTGGTCAAAGTGGTTGAGAaagtggtggcagtccagcttcaagcatgcttggaggaatcTGACTATTTGGCAtggttccagtctggcttcaggcctagcCGTGGCAATGAAACTGTCTTGGTCACCTTTTTTGATAAcgtttgttgggagagagatagggggatgtggtcctgcttgttctccttgatctttaagcagcttttgatactatggaccatggtatccttctggatcatcTCAGGGAGATGTGGATAGGCACACTGTTACATTTGTTCTGCTCATACCTTTGGAACCACTTCCAGAAAGCATTTATGGGAGGCTATTGTTTGGCACCATGAgaactgtcctgtggtgttctgcagggttccatcttgttcgccatgctatttaacattcatCTGAAGCCacagggagctgtcatcaggagatctggtgtgaggtgccatcaatatgcagatgacacacagctctacctctctattccatctaaatcaggagaggtGGTTGAGACATTGAACTGCtgctgggaggcagtgatgggctcaGTTTGGACCAATTAATTGAGGTTGAATCCTTAAAAGATAGAGGAGATATGTGTACTGAATTCTCATGTGTGGGAGGTGGGGAGGCAACCTGTTATGGGTGGGGATTGGTCTTCTCTGGCAGGAGTAGGTCCACAGCTAGAGGatattcctggatccaacattgtcactggaggctcaggtgacatCAGGAGCTGGGAATGCCTTTCTCCAGCTCCATCTGGTTCACTATCTTCAACCCCTATTGGAAAGAAATGACTTAGCCGTTGAaagccatgctctggtaacttccagataggattattgcaacacactctacatgggactggctggacagccagccagatgggcgactaagaaatcgaataaataaataaataaataaataaataaatgggactgcccttgaagacgactcaaaAAGtgtaactggtccaaaatgcagcagccagcttAATGGCTGGGATTCACTTTAGAATTCATATTACTCttgttttaaacagctgcattggtgtccagtttgtttccaggccaaattcaaggtgctcacctttaaagcccttaattctcaaacatctggaagtcacctccttccctcctcttggGTGTTGCattcagcagaggaggcccttttgCTACAACTATtctcagaagcttgggggtgggtggggtggtcCAGGAGAGGAAATTCTTTGTGTCATcctctaaattgtggaactccctcgccACAGAGATGTGTCTCATAACTTTACTGTATAGTTTTTGGAGAATAttgaagatacacctctttacacTGGCCTTTAACCCCTGAGATTGatagttttaggacccaccctatttttcgTATGTgatttttggttgtttttaactgttattaatgatgcattttaaaaactgttgAAACCTGCTCTGGGCCCTTTAATGAAGGCcaggcaataacaacaacaacaacaacatatcaaCCACAGGGATGTGATTGATTATACTGTAACAATCGTTCAACACTTTATTGATTTTCTGATAATCCCTTTCCGTAAGGATAGAAGGAAAACAACTCTaaactgaatttactttttaatagCTGCACCAGCTACTCCCTTAAAAAATGTAGAAAAGATAATCAGTTGGAAATGGAAATTCTGTCTCATACTCTCACACAGAGGGTCCCCTCTCCCACACATACATACACGTCTTGGCACCTCAGCAGTAAAACATTATATGGAGATTTCACCTAGCGTGATTGGTTTTCAAGCACCAAGACACATATGGCATGCATTAATTATTTGGTTACATTTGCTACAAAGGTAGTAGCAGTAGCACAGCAACACAGACTTATTTGAGAACTTTCAGCAAAGTTTTCTGACCAGATGTACTGGACTCTAGAGAGCAAAATCTCCAAAGTAGACTCATGCATGTTGTTTTTACTGTCCATCTTTTCACTGTTTGCTAATGCAACATTTGGTGACTATTATCATTAtatgcatagatttttttttttttaaaaagggtaggcAAAAATTAGCTACACATACTGTGGCAAGTGCCAGAGGAAGATGGAAAGTGCTTGGTTGAGAGAATATATGGATTTGCACATCATAAGCACATCCAACCCTATAGCTGCTGGAGGGGAAATTGAATCTTGAAGTTTAGGTATTTCAAAATATTTCAAGGGGGTTGTGTCATTTTCTATTATTTAGATGTATTTGTCAACTTTTTCTTTTGCTGTCACCTCTCTGTTTTCAAGTGGTCTCAattatacttaaaatgtagaaatgCTGAAACCATCATCACACTGTCTGACTTAAATATGAACAATGGACTCCTTAATATGGGAAAAAATATTCCAAACCAATATAGCAAATAAATATTATACTATGAGCAATGCAGATTTTTCTATCCCACTAGTGTTCTGCAAATTATCTTGTGTTTAATTCCAGTATATCTGTGATGATGATGGAAGAGCGAACTGAATGGCTTATTACAACTCCTCTTCCATTAATAGAAAAAAATGCAACATTTCTTGCTAGGTCACCAAAAGCCATGTGAAttaatcttccaacattaagTGCTGTACTCAGTGATCTGCAGGGTTTCCTGGATGCACCAGGTCTGCATTGCATGCAATGGGAAAACAAATCCATCCTGGATCAGTGTCACCCACTGAACTCTTAGATACATACTTTGGCATGAACAGCAATGCTTCTGGCTTGTGAAGTTTATCAGCTGATTTTTTGGTGTTGTCATAAAGCATATAGTTAACTATTTAATTGTAGCAGTCTAAATTCAAAATACTTTTTCTTGTACTTTTTCTTGTTCCTTTGATATGGCACAAGAAAAATGGGGAAAGAGCACCTCAAATGAACATACAAACAAAAAAGGAGTGAGGAAAACTGGTATTCCCTGATgcaagaatattttattttacatagtTTGAAGTACAAGGACCCTTTCAGGAGATTGAAAAGTGTAAGAGTTCTACAAATTCTGAGAATGCCTAGTTCTTCAAATCTAACTACCTACAGAACCATTTTGAAGAACTATCAGAACAAACAAtattcttttctctctccacatCTATGTTGAGCCTTTGCTGTTACATTTTTCCAGCTCATGAAGGAGTGCTTGTTCTCTTCAATACGTAGAACACATAAAGAGTTCTggccttggatgttgaccttATTCATGAATCCATGTATACACTATGGTGCATCTCCGAGTGACTCAGAGATGAAAAATGGGGAGGACCGCTAATTTTggggcagagcatatgctttggtTGTCATAAAtcccaatatttatttaattattatatgatttatatcccacgcttcctcccagcaggagcccaaggcatcaaaaaaagcaccaaaacactttaaaacatcataaaaacagactttaagatacattagaagaaaacacatttaaaaacattttttttaaaaaagctttcaacacgtctttaaaaaaaaggtttaaaaacatattaaaaagcaattccaacacagacacagaccggcataaagtctcaacttaaaaggcttcttaaaagaggaatgtcttcaacaggcactgaaaagataacagagatggcacctatctaatatttaaggggagggaattccacagggtaggtgccgtcacactaaaggttcgtttcttatgttgtgcagaatggatctcctgataagatggtattggcAGAAATGGATTTCATCTGCACATGTGATCTTTTTTCATATATTGAGAGACAAATACTGTACATGTTAATTATTTATATATGTTTGTTACAACAAAGTTACATGGGTTGTAGAGTTTTGGCAATGTCTTCTAATCAGGTGTGCTGGACTCCTGGGAGTCATATCTCAAGAAGCCAAAACAGACTTAAATAGCAATCC belongs to Rhineura floridana isolate rRhiFlo1 chromosome 11, rRhiFlo1.hap2, whole genome shotgun sequence and includes:
- the LOC133367719 gene encoding olfactory receptor 14I1-like; translated protein: MSNFTSVSTFLLQEFSDVRELQILYFFLFLALYLTTITGNLLIIASVALDHHLHTPMYFFLTNLAMMDIGTISVMIPKSLTNFIMNNWSISYSGCVAQVFFYIFFAASDLSLLTVMAHDRYVAICNPLQYETIMHRQACLQMAVIAWITGLLYAIVHTSGTFANTFCSNAVNQFFCEIPKLLKLSCSDFYLVEVGLLVAGCSIVTGCFIFIIITYMQIFSAVFRIPSIHGQKKALSTCLPHLTVVSILIFSGLFAYARPPTYSFDLDVVFAVIYTTVPPIFNPFVYSIRNKDIKSALWKLF
- the LOC133366797 gene encoding olfactory receptor 14I1-like, coding for MSNFTSVSTFLLCEFSEVQELQILYFFLFLALYLTSITGNLLIIAAVALDHHLHTPMYFFLSNLAMMDIGSVSVIVPISMTNSVMNNWSISYSGCVAQVFFYIFFASSDFFLLTVMAHDRYVAICNPLQYETIMHKGACLQMSVIVWISSLLCAMLHTCGTFANTFCSNAVNQFFCEIPKLLKLSCSDFYLVEVGVIVLGSFMGLGCFIFIIITYIQIFSTVLRIPSAHGKKKAFSTCLPHLTVVSMFTFSGLFAYTRPPTNARSDLDIPFAMIYIIIPPMLNPFIYCMRNKELKTALWKFLHFGDSSQTIFRVL